The sequence CTATATTAATCACCGCTTTTTCCATTAATTTTCTGTTCCCCAAAATATACTTCTTACCATCTATCCATCCTTCAATACCATATCCAGGAAATGATTTGAAATCCTTAACCTTCTTTAAGGGAAGATTTTTTTCCTTTGCTTTGGCCAAAATGGCCTCACCAAGTGCATGCTCTGATCCTTGTTCCAAAGATGCTGCAATATAAAGCAAATTTTGACTTTCGATTTCTGACTTTTGACTTTTAACTTTTGGTTTTTGAATTACAATCACATCCTTCACCTGTGGCTTGCCTTTGGTTAATGTTCCCGTCTTGTCAAAAATAACAATCCTTGTTTTATGAGCGATCTCCAGACTTTCCGCATCTTTAACAAGAATTCCTTCTTCTGCCCCTCTACCAACTCCGACCATAATTGCAGTAGGAGTTGCCAACCCCATCGCGCAAGGGCAAGCAATAATTAAAACTGCAATCATATTTGTCAGCGCGTAAGAAAAATTTCCGAAGTCATACCAAACAACAAAAGTCAAAACAGCAAGCACCAAAACAATGGGGACAAAATAAGAAGAAACAACATCAGCAAGCCTCTGAATTGGAGCCTTAGAACTTTGAGCTTCAGCCACCATTCTGACAATGTTTGAAAGCATAGTATCCTGCCCCACCCTCGTCGCCCGAAAAATAAAAGTTCCTGATTTATTTATAGTTCCTCCAATTACAGAATCACCAGTCTTTTTTTCAACCGGAATAGATTCCCCTGTGACCATCGACTCATCAACACTACTTTGACCTTCAATAATTACTCCGTCTGTTGGTATCTTCTCCCCCGGTCTGACTCTAACAAGATCGCCTACCAAAACATCCTCAATTGAGATATCAACCTCTTCGAACCTTTTATTTTCCTTAAAATCCTTATCTGTTAGCCTTTTGCCATTAACAGTTTGCAGTATACGCGCCGTTTTTGGTTGAAGCCCAATTAGTTTTTTTATGGCATCTGAAGTATGAGCCTTAGCTTTTGCTTCTAAATATCTGCCAAGAAGAATAAGGGTAATAATAACCGAGGCGGTGTCAAAATACATATGCCCACCAAAAAACGCTGAATAAACTGAATAAAAAAAGGCAGCCGAGGTGCCAATTGAAATCAAAGTGTCCATGCTGGCAGTCCTATTTCGCAAACCAGACCAGGCAGCTTGATAAAAACTTTTACCAGCCCAAAATTGAACTGGCAATGTTAATATCAAAAGAATAAAAGGGCTAGATAAAATTTTGGGCACAAAAGTAAACCAATCTGGAAAACTTCCTAAAAAAACAATAATAGAAAGAATAGAGGAGATCAAAACTTTTATTTTGAGTTTATTTAATTCTTTTGCCTTTTCTTCCTCTTTGATTTGATCAGCCGTCTTACCATCCAAAACATCTGAATCCTTAACAATGGCGCGGTAACCTGCTTCTTCAACCGACTTAGACAAAACTTCACTTGGTATTGAAGAATCACATTCAACAGTTGCCTGTTCGCTTGCATAATTTACAGAAGCTGATAAAACGCCTGGGGTTTTGACAAGTTTTCTCTCAATTAATCTTGCGCAGGAAGCACAATGCATCCCAACAACAGGAAAGGAAACTTTCCTAATATTGTTAGCTTTCAAATTCATAAAAATCATTCTTTACCAGAAAAGAAAAACCAAAGAATTAAAAAAACTAAAAATAGACCAGAAAAAGTTACCAAGATTTTATCAAGAGGCATACATCTTAAATCTTATTTCTAAAAACAGTCAAAATTTCATCAATCAACTTTTTTTCATCTATTCTTCCCTTTTTTGCCTGGTCAATAACACAAGACTGGAGATGATTCTTTAGTACTATTTCATCAACTTTCCTCAATGCTTCCTGAACAGCCCTAGATTGATTAATCACATTAATACAATATCTATCCTCATCTACCATCTCAATTACCTTTTCAAGATGTCCCTTTGCAATCTTTAGACGATGAATAATCTGGCTTTTAAGTGGCTCTTTTCTGTATAACCTTGTATTCATATTCGTCTTGACATCCCCATATGGGGGATATAGAATATTTTAATCAATTTGCTGTATTCTTGTCAAGATAAACATGATAAGCAATATCTGGCTTGCTTTTATCACCGGCCTAACAACAGGAGGAGTTTCCTGCTTTGCAGTTCAGGGCGGACTTCTTGCAAGTTCAATTGCCGGACAAAAAGAGGCTGATCAAAGAAAATCTTTAATAGGCTTTCTTGTATCAAGAATCATTGCTTACACTTTACTTGGTTTTTTACTGGGTGCAATTGGATCAAGTCTTGTTATATCCCCCAAAACACAAGGTATTATGCAAATTATAGCCGGCTTATTTATGATCTTAACAGCCGCTAAGCTTCTTGAAATCCACCCCATATTCAAAAGAATAGACATAACCCCGCCAAAAAGTTTTTTTAGGATTCTTAGAAAAAAAAGCATGGATAAAAGCATATTCTCCTCTTCTATTCTTGGTTTTCTAACAATTCTTATCCCCTGCGGGGTGACACAAGCTATGATGCTTCTGTCTATCGCCTCAGGCAGCGCCATTTGGGGAGGATTAATACTTGGAAGTTTTACTCTTGGCACCACTCCAATATTTTTAGTAATGGGAATTGCCTGGGAAAAAATTTTTAAATACCAAGCTCTAAAATATATAGCCGCCTCAATCATTATTTTTTTAGGAATAACATCAATTAACACCGGCCAGACTTTAAGAGGATCTGTCCACACACTCAAAAACTACTGGCTGGCAGCAACAGGAAAACTAGAAAAGCAGATGGATTCTACTAAAACAGCAGGAGTCAACTCTGAAGGAAAGCAAGAGGTTAAAGTGGTTGTTAGCTCTAAAGGTTACAGCTCCGATGTCAAAACGCTAAAAGCAGGTGTCCCTGTAAAATTAATCGTAAAATCAGATAATGTCATAGGTTGTGCAAGATCATTTACTATTCCTGAATACAATATCTCCCAAGTTCTGCCTCAAGAAGGAGAAACAATAATCGAATTTACTCCAACTAAAAAGGGAAAGTTAGTATATACTTGCAGTATGGGAATGTTTAGCAATTTCTTTGAAGTAGAATAAAAATGATGAAAAAATATAAAATCGAGGGAATGAACTGCGCTTCGTGCGCCAAGATGATAGAACTAGATTTAGAGGATGCTGGCATAAAAGCTTCTTGCAATTATTCTCAAGGGCTGTTGGAAGTAGATAAAAATGCCCAAGAAAACAACTTAAGAAAGGTATTAGAAAAGAATGGCTACAAGATAAAACCTCTAAAGTAAATCACTCCCCCAAAGCAGCTTTGACTGCTGATTCCATATCAGTGAAGCTGTAAGCGCCATCAAAGCGGGTTTCATTAACAAAAAACCCTGGTGTACCCTGAACTCCAAGACTACTAGCCAAAGACATATCTGAGGCTAACCTATCATCATACTTACCACTATCCAAACATTCTTTCATTTTTGCAGGATCAACTGCAGACTTGAGAAACTGCGCCAAGTCGCCTGATTTTGTTTTGTCGTTCCTAACCTTATCATTCAAAAGGTTATATCCAGCAGAAGACATTAAAAGATCATGAACCTGCCAGAATTTATCCATCTCATAAGCACAGTAAAGAGCTTTTGCACCCATTTCTCCATTGCCATGGCCGGGATAATAAATATAAACAAAAGAAGCTTTGCCTTGATCTACCAGTTTTTTCATCTCCTCAACAGGAGCTCTGTAAGAACCACCATCTTTTACCAATTTAAATCTTGGGTTTGAATTGTTAAGCTCTGAATTCTTGCCTGATGCTATTCCACAAAACGGGCAGCTTGTGTCTGAAATCTCCACAAAAATAAGCTTGCTATCTTTATTACCAAACTTAATCAAATCTTTATCAAAAAGCCCACGGATTGTGTCCATATCCACTTTTGCCGCTGGTTGCTGAACTTGAGAAGGCGTGTTTGTGGCTTGATTGGCAGAATTTCCTCTCTCAAGCGTCCTTACTTTCTGCCAAAGGGTCCCAACAAAAAAAGCCAAGATTATAGAGAGAATAACAAATAAAGGAGAAGCTTTCTCGAAGAAACTTTTATCTTCCTGATTTGCCATAGAAGTATTTTGCCTATATTTTAAAAGTTTGTCAACCGCCAATTTCCAAATTTTCTAAATATGAAAGAGTATCAAGCGCTGCCATACAGCCAAAACCGGCAGCGGTTACCGCTTGCCTATACCTAAAGTCATGGACATCCCCAGCCACAAAAACACCAGGAACATTAGTCTTGGTATGATCAAACACCTTTATGTATCCCTTTTCATCCACTTCAATCTTTTCTTTAAATATCTCGCTCTGAGGAACATGCCCAATGGCAACAAAAAGTCCATCGAAAGGTTCCTCTCTAACCTCTTGTGTTTTATTGTTAACTAAAACAAGACTAGATAATTTATCTTGTCCTTTAGCCTCCTTTACTTCAGTGTTCCAATAAACCTTAATCTTTGGATTTTTGAAAACTTTATCCTGCATTATCTTTGAGGCTCTAAATTCATCTCTTCTGTGAATTATTATCACCTGCGAGGCATATTTAGACAAAACTAAAGCCTCTTCCATTGCCGAATCCCCCCCACCAACAACTGCCACCTTTTTATCTTTGAAAAAATAAGCATCGCAAGGAGCGCAAGAAGAAACACCTCGTCCAATCAATTCCTTTACACCCGGTGCATCAAGCCATTTGGTTGAAGCGCCAGTGGCAATAATTATTGATCTGCTTTTATAAGAAGCGTTGTCTGTCTTAACTTCAAAATAACCACTACCTATATCAATTTGTCTTGCATCCTGATCCTTAATAACTGCCCCAAACCTTTCAGCCTGCAAGCGCATATTTTGCATTAATTCTGGCCCTAAGATACCTTTGGGAAAACCAGGAAAATTTTCAACCTCAGTAGTTAACATCAACTGCCCCCCCCAAGTTGAACCTGCCAAAACTAAAGTAGAAGCAGCGCCCCGAGAAGTATAAATTGCTGCTGTTAAAGCCGCAGGCCCTGACCCAATTATTAAAACATCCCACAAATTAACCCCGCTAATATTTTTTTCCATAAGCTCGCCAACACTAAACTAAGCCGCTTGAGGTGGATTATTTTCTCCACCAGTAGTTTGGTCAGAAGGAGTAGTTACTACTCCACCAGCGGAAGGATACTGACTGGCAGGATCTACTGGATTGACCTGCTCTGGAACTACCTGCTGCGGTTCACTTGACTGACTCACAATTGATTGTGTTGGTTGTTGCTCCATCGTTTGTGCCATTTCTTGAACAGCTGGTATACTTGAAGCCACCTCGTGAACAGGATTAACTGGCGACTCGGGTGCTTGAGCAACTTGAGATGTAGGTTCTGTTTGAACCTGGGCTGGTTGATCAGTTACTACTCCCATTGGCTGAGAATCACTGACTTGTGGTTGTTGCGTCTGATCTGAGACTACTCCTTGTTGTTGTTGTTGGTCATTTGGATCCATTATTATCACCACCTTTCTTAACTATAATTCTTAAGCAAATTTTCAAAACCTTCTTTACCCGCAAAACCAACTTGGCGTGAAACTTCTCTACCCTTATCAAAGAGGATTGTTGTAGGAATTGACATCACACCATATCTTGAAGCTAAATCAGGATTGTTATCAACATTAACTTTTACAAACTCAACCTTGCCTTTATAAGACTCTGACAATTCTTCCAAAACCGGCTCTGCCATTCGGCAAGGACCACACCAAGGAGCCCAAAAATCAACCAAAACCGGAGTGTTAGCTTTTAAAACATTATCTTCAAACTCTTGGCTATTTAAATCAGCTAAAGTCATAACAAAAAGAATATAAATTAAAATACTAGATAAAGTCAACCCTTAAAAAAGGAAACTTAAAAGTAAAAAACTAGAAAAAACAATAATCCAGTAAAAAAGCTGGTTTCGACCCTCAATCTTTACCTGCCAAAAACCATTTTTCCATAAATCAAGGTTGCCAGATTCTAATAAATCCGATAATTGATCAACAAAAAGATGAAGTGAAAACGCCAAAACCAAACCAATTGCCAGATAATTTCCAGATGATGAAACTACCCAAAAAGTCAAGACAAGAAAAATAAGCTGGAAAGAAAATGAGTGAAAAACCTGGTGAGTTCTATTATCTTTAGCATCCCAAAGAATCAATAGTCCCTTCAAATATTGCCTATTCTTAAAATAGTAAAGTGCTCTTTGGGAAGCTAAAT comes from Patescibacteria group bacterium and encodes:
- a CDS encoding copper-translocating P-type ATPase is translated as MIFMNLKANNIRKVSFPVVGMHCASCARLIERKLVKTPGVLSASVNYASEQATVECDSSIPSEVLSKSVEEAGYRAIVKDSDVLDGKTADQIKEEEKAKELNKLKIKVLISSILSIIVFLGSFPDWFTFVPKILSSPFILLILTLPVQFWAGKSFYQAAWSGLRNRTASMDTLISIGTSAAFFYSVYSAFFGGHMYFDTASVIITLILLGRYLEAKAKAHTSDAIKKLIGLQPKTARILQTVNGKRLTDKDFKENKRFEEVDISIEDVLVGDLVRVRPGEKIPTDGVIIEGQSSVDESMVTGESIPVEKKTGDSVIGGTINKSGTFIFRATRVGQDTMLSNIVRMVAEAQSSKAPIQRLADVVSSYFVPIVLVLAVLTFVVWYDFGNFSYALTNMIAVLIIACPCAMGLATPTAIMVGVGRGAEEGILVKDAESLEIAHKTRIVIFDKTGTLTKGKPQVKDVIVIQKPKVKSQKSEIESQNLLYIAASLEQGSEHALGEAILAKAKEKNLPLKKVKDFKSFPGYGIEGWIDGKKYILGNRKLMEKAVINIDKDVEKTIKELEEDGKTVVFLSDDKELLGLIAIADTLKPAVKEVVERLKKMGIKAWLITGDNMRVARSVAREAGIENVLAEVLPDQKALKVADLKRKENGVVAFVGDGINDAPALAAADVGIAIGTGSDVAIETAGITLLNRDIRVVLTSFKLSRATISVIKQNLFWAFGYNTLLIPVAMGALYPFFGIFLNPMLAALAMALSSISVVGNSLRLKIVKI
- the trxB gene encoding thioredoxin reductase, whose protein sequence is MEKNISGVNLWDVLIIGSGPAALTAAIYTSRGAASTLVLAGSTWGGQLMLTTEVENFPGFPKGILGPELMQNMRLQAERFGAVIKDQDARQIDIGSGYFEVKTDNASYKSRSIIIATGASTKWLDAPGVKELIGRGVSSCAPCDAYFFKDKKVAVVGGGDSAMEEALVLSKYASQVIIIHRRDEFRASKIMQDKVFKNPKIKVYWNTEVKEAKGQDKLSSLVLVNNKTQEVREEPFDGLFVAIGHVPQSEIFKEKIEVDEKGYIKVFDHTKTNVPGVFVAGDVHDFRYRQAVTAAGFGCMAALDTLSYLENLEIGG
- a CDS encoding thioredoxin, translated to MTLADLNSQEFEDNVLKANTPVLVDFWAPWCGPCRMAEPVLEELSESYKGKVEFVKVNVDNNPDLASRYGVMSIPTTILFDKGREVSRQVGFAGKEGFENLLKNYS